The sequence GCCAACCCTGGCGTCCATGTAGGAGAGCACCACGTCAGTGCTGGCCCTGCCGCGATCCTCGAGCGTGATCCCGTGCAGCTCACCGAGCTGCCGGCCCAGCAGTCCTTCGATCAGCTTGGTCATCGGCGCCGGGGCGAACCGGATCTCTGCCGCCAGCGCCCTGACAGCCATCGGTTCTGTGGTGAAGATGTGTGCGTCCATCGCTCCTCCTGAGGCTATTGGAGCACACCGCACCGACAGGAGTCATAGCTTCCCGGCGGGCGCCGGATCGACACTGGGGTGCGGAGCACCGAAGTGCTGAGCTTGGACGTTTCTCTGTGGGGCGACGAGTCAGAAGGATTCCAGATCGCAGTCAGACCTTGATCTTGAGAGGGCCATCAGGAGGGCGTTACCCTCGGACCGGTACAGGTTTCTCTGGATCCGCTCCAGATGATCAACATCGCATACCGGCTGGCGCACTTCGCAGCCTTGGTGTCGGTGCACATTCCCAGTACTGCCACCGTCCCGGGCTGACGCAGCCATTGAGGTCGATGAGGCCTTCTGTGTTGGGTCCCTCAGTCACATCTGTGCCAATCCCATCATCGCAGCAACCGGATCTTGATTGATGCACGCCGCCGGAAGTCTCTTCAGGTCCCAGACGACCCACAGTCTGGCGGACGACAGCCACTCGCCAGCCATCACGGCGGAGAAGGAACCGGCAGCGACAGCACCGCCGTCAATCGCCCTATGGGTTCGAGAACCGGCCTCGACCCAATCGGTGAAGCGCGGATCGTCGGCAACAAGCATCTCTGCCATACGGAGTGCCGCACACAGTGCTCCTACGGGAGTCGCGCCGATCATGATCGGCCCATGCTCAGCCAGCCCGGAGGCATGCCACATACCGGTCTCCCGGACCCACTCGACCCTGAAGTGCGGCGCACGCATCCCTGTCTCCTTAACGTGTCTTGTGAACGACGGCCCGAACGCTGTGCACGTCGGGCCGCCGCAGCCGTTCCCGAGACCTTCCGCAAGGAAGCTGCAAGCTCGGTGTGATCCCGTCATCTGAAGGTACTCGGAGAGGTATTGACAAGCACCGTGACGGGCGTCGGCTAGAACGATAGTAGCTCATAGAAACGTCTGCATTCCCTTACGTACAAGGAAAATGGAGGAGTCATGCGTCTGTTAATCATGATCATCTGGAACTAGAATAGCCGTAACGAAAAACCTTGGTTGGAGACGGTTCTGCAGATCATCTCCAGTCTGGCGAGAGGAACCATGATGACTTCTAGCAGCGACTTTTCAGTGAGAGTGGATCTGGGCACGGATGCCCGTGGACGGGACTCCGCTACTGCATTCACGGTGACCGTCGTCGGGAACGCCGTCGAGGTGCAGGTGAAGCACGGGTCGGCGGCAGCCGGCAGCGTCGTGGAGGTTCCCGAGCAGGTTGAGCATCGACGAGCGCTGCCGACCACGTCCACCAGGAAGGACCCGTGGCCGACAGTGACCGACCTCACCACCAGGAAGCAGGGAAAGGTTCGAAAGGCAAGAGCGAAGACGGACAGTGACCAGGCATCTCGTTGGCGTGACGATGAGATGTACGGCGACTTCTAGCAGAAGGAAAGCGGTATGAGAGACGATGAACGTCCGGAGGCGGACCGGATCCGAGACCCGCGGTCGAAAGCTGACCGTGAGCTCAGGCAGGTCTACGTGAACGGCCGAGGAACATCAGCAGACCGACTGCGCCTCAAGGCAGATCGTCAGCAGGCAGACTTCAACGCCGCATCGACGCGACTCTGGGTTGCCATCGGGATAGCCATCGTGGTCTTCGGACTGCTACTCAAAGGGTGTGAACTGCTTGTCGGATGACTGCCTATGCGCCGCCGCCGTGCCATCAGCCCCGAACCTCTCGCCGCGCCGCAGCCGTCCAGACGCTCGGCCACTATGAGTAGGAGTGGGGTGTCGGGGAGATGCGTCTACCCGATGCTCCTAGATCGGCGGGGGTGACGGTAGGCACGGGCATGGCGCTGACCATCTCGCACCGGAGGTTATGGGGTCCATCGCGTGGCCGACACACATCGTCACGGCCAGGATCGGCGGAACCGAGAATCCGGAGGGACGACGGCGTTCGAGGTGGAGCTGGTCCTGGCCGGATCACCCACAGTTTCACGGCATCTCGGATCTCCATCCGCCTGCTCCTCGATGATCATCGAGGAGCATCAGCTGTGCCTGATCAGAGCGTCCATGCGCGTTGCATACCAATAGGGGGAATCTAGAGGGCTCCTGAGATAGCCCGATATATATTGAGCGCTCTAAGAAGTGGGTACTCTGACGGGGACTCACGGTCTCGTATGTGCCCGAGTCGTCCACTGGGTGATTTTGCCACTACACGACGAATCATTCCTGATCACTGTCAGGCCAAGCTGCTCGGTGGGGCGCAGGCACCCTCGGACAGCACTTATGATCAGCGGATCGAGATTGCCGCGAACCCAGCAGCCAACAGCGCCACGGCTAGCGCACAACCCAACACTATGCCTAATGTGATGTAGCCAAGTCTGAGGGCTTCGGCTGCGAAGTTGTTTCGCCGGAATCGCTGCTGCTCAACTGCGACGTCGCCTAGACCGGCAGCGGCGAGCCCACCGGCGATCGACGAGACTACGAGCGCGAACGAGCCCGTCAGCACGGTGACTGCTTGTATGATGTCCCGTGAGATGTCCGGGATCAGTAGCAGGAGCGTACTCATCAAGGGCACTAGGTAACAGATGCCTGACGCCAGCAAGCACGTCGCGAGGGATCCGGCTCCCACCTTCACTAAGAGTGGACGGTTCGCTGCGATCACGTACCCGATGCGAAGGTCCTGCCTGGTCTCACAGAGACGCTGCAGGGAGTCGCCGAGCCGGATTCGGAGGGCTGTAATGCGCTGTACGCGTGACTCCGGGGCGTCGTTCCGGTCTCGACGCGGTGTCGCCTTTTCCCACTCCTTCCTCGCGGCTTTGTGATCCTCGCGCAGTCGCTTGATCGGCTCGGTGCGTACGTCCGATTCCACGACTGTCGTGAACGGTGAGGTTGGGTTTTGGGGACACCGAGCGAGCGCGTTTGTCAGGGCGTCGATCTCGGCCTCGATCCATGCCTGCATCTCGTCTAGCTCTGCCAGACGCTGGACCTTCCGCGCGTGAGTCCGGCTGCGCTGGAGGACATGCACAGTGAGTGCGGCTGCAGCCCCGATGAGTGCAGCGATCAGGGTGTACATACTGGCTTCCTTCCGACGGGAGTCAGTCGACGGTCTCCAGAAGGTCTCGCACGTGACCTCCGATCTCACGAATCTGGTGGTGGCGCAAAAAGGCAGAGCTGCATCGCCGACTCATCCCAGCCCTGTTCAGCATTGTCACGATCAGGAGAAGTTCTGCCGCGACATTCAAGATCCCTGAAGCGGCCCGACTGGTGGGGTGTTTCGCGCCGTTGTACGTGTCGGTGAACGCCCTTCCCCAGTCATCGACATCACCAACGAACTCCGCAAACGCAGGTCCGGCGTGACGAGCCAAAGCCGAGGCGAAAGTGTCGTGTTTGCTACGTTTCGATGTCCACTTCGGCGTACTTCCCCTGGACCTGCCTTCGGTCCTGCACTGTGTTACATACAGCTCGATCGCGGCGCCCAGTTGCAGGGTGCGCGCGGCCGTCCCCCGGCGCGCGCGATCTCGGACGCTGATGGCGTGCGATACATCTGGGTACTGCCGTGTCAGCGTGACCCACCGAGCAATCGATCGGGGATCGAGATCCTTCAACCTGAAGTAGGGCGCATCCGACGCGGCCGGGGGTGGGTCTTTCTGGGCCGCGTCGAGCAGGCTGTGATGCCAGAGACGGAGCCCATCACTGGCCGATTCACCCGGAGTGTGCACTGTTGCTGCAGTCGCCGGAAGAAAGGCGTCGTACGCCAGCGATACAAGGTCTTGAACCCGTGTGGCGATATCGATGTAGTCGCGAACGGATCCTGCCCGTCCATCCACGGACAGCTTCAGCGCCGAGGTGATCTCAACAGAGCTTCGGCGTGAATCGGCACTTCGGTACCAAGTGCCGGTCAGCCTGAGCCTGAGGGATCCGACCTTGCCGGCGTCTATGGAGTCGGTTGGTCGCAGCGCTACGTCGATTGATCGGCGCGATGTGGCTTGTTGCACGGTCAACTTCTCGTTCACCGGGTTCAGTCCTGCCCATGCCGGATTCGGGAACTCGACGGTGAGCTTGGTGATCTTGGTACTGAGTGACGCTGGGTTTGCCCCGGTGATCGCCGCAGGTCCTCGGTAGGTTCGTACCGATGGCTTCGAACCGCCGAGCTGGATCTGTCTGCGAGAGCGACGGACCTCGGGAAGGACGAACATCCCGGCCTCAGTCTGCCCAACGAGCCACAACTCTTCTAAGGACTCTGATCGGTCGAATTCCCGCATTGCTTGTTCGAGGTCCTGCTGTCCGGCGGGAACCATCACTCGTACTTCGATGCCATCGGTCAGGAGTCTGGCGTGCCCGGGAAGCGAGTCGGTGACATTCAGGGTCGTACTGCGGTCGCTGCGGGTGAGCACCCAAAAAATGCCCATGACGCCTTCTCGAAGTTCCTCCTCGCCCCTCATCCTGCGATCCTTGCGTAGTAGGTGCTCCGAGATACGCCGACTTGTCGACACGCCTTTGTCACCGTGAGGCCATCACCTACAAGTGCTTGAGCCGCTTCGAGCTTCGTGTCGTCGATGGAGCGTCTGCCTCGATATACTCCGCGTTCCTTGGCTAGGGCGATGCCCTCGCGCTGACGCTCCCGGATGATGGCTCGCTCGAACTCAGCGATGCTTCCCATCACCCCTAGGAGCAGGCGGGCGGTGGGGTCGCTCTGACCGGGATGGAAGGCGAGCCCTTCCTTGAGGAACTGGACGCCGACACCACGATCGGTGAGTCCGTCAACCAGGGAGTGCAGGTCAGCGGTGGACCGAGCCAGACGGTCCATCGAGGACACGATGACCTGGTCCCCGTCGCGGACATAGGCCAGGAGTTCCTCAAGTGCCGGCCGGTCCGTCGTGGAGCCGGAGACGTGATCGGTGAAGATCCGGTCGGCGGACTCACCGATCGCCTCGACCTGGCGGGCGGGATTCTGATCCGCCGAGGAGACCCGGACGTAGGCGACCCGCTGCCCCTTGCCCTCGATGTGTTCAGGCATGTCTTGACCCTCTCGACAGATCTGTCTATCTACGTCGAGAGCGACTCTAGATAGACGGTCTGACACCTCGAGGGAGGTGCCTAGTTGAAGTAGGCCCTAGATGGACGGCCTAGGTCTTGGCCGGTGCGGGAGCGAGGTCCAGCAGCGTGATGCCTTCGTCAGGCACTCCGCGGCTCCAGACCATCGATCGAGTTCCCAAGTGCGCCATCTCTTTCGGAAGGACGCCTAGCGTCGGTTCGAGTTCTGCCAGCGCCTTGTGCTCCCATGGCGTCATCTGACGGGTGACGGCGAACATTGCCACCGTCTCGCCGTTGTCCAGAACCATCCCCCCGAGGAAGTAAGCCAGCGCGGGGTCACCGTCCCAGAGGTGCCCGAGATCGAGCCATCCCGACCCCGATTTCTCGCACATGGCGACGGTGAGCTCGACGATGTCGTTCGCGCCCTGCGGTGCCTCGATCCAGACATCGGATTCCTCGGTTGATCCAGGGATCGCGCGCAGGTGCGATCGCGGCACGAGGATCCTGAGTGCTCGGATCCATCCCGACTCTGCGGCGTCGGGACGGCGCCATCGATGCATCAACCTGCCGGAAGGCTCCTCTCCGGTCTCAAGATGTCGATGCATGACGTTCGGATGCTCTGCCGGGTTGACGTACTGGAACCGCCAGTCACCGGACCCGTGGAGGCTGAGCTTGGCCTCGGATGCGGTTTTCCGACTGCCGATGTACACGTCGTTCTTCTTGGCCCACACCCTCCAGATCGTGGCGCGGTTCTGTTGGCTCCCCACGGCGGCGCGGATTGCCTGAGGGGCGGACCTCCAGTGATGAATCCGCCACGCCTCCGGGGCTCCATTGCTCCAGAGGACGCCGACGCGAGTGGCGTGGTTCTTGGGTCCGATCACCGCCGAGTCCGCCACTGCTGCAGCGATCTCGTAGTCACCAGGTGGTACTGGTAGGGACAGGTTGGAGCCGTCGGTGTCGAGGATCGTGGTCTCGTCCTCGGTGACTACCACCAGCGGTGACGAAGGGGTGCTCATCGGGGAATCTTGATCTTGGCCGGGCGGCCTCCCGCGCTCATCGGAACCTCCTTGGGTCGTTTCGGCGAGGTACTACCTCGTTCGGATCTGACGACGAGTCTTCCGGATCGGCCGAGAGCGCGGCGCCTGCTACCGTGCGTTCGGGCGGTACCGCGGTGGCCGGATCATTTTGATGCCCGATGGCGCGAGCTGCCGCGCGGGTAGGACCGCAGCTAGCCAAACAACGTATCCGGGTCAGACGGCACCTCCGCGCCGGTCGTTGGCTTGCCCGCCTTCTTGCGTATGTCAGCGGACACCGGGAGCACACCCGCGACTGTGAGATCGGTGACGGTGACGAAGTTGCTTCGGGCGATGATCGCGTCGAGCAATTCTGCCTGCTCGGTGTGGACCTCCGTCAGAAGAGTAAGCACGTGAAGAAGATCGATCAGGTCGGTCGTGTACTCCGGCAGCCAGTGGTCGACTTGGAGATCCGACAACGGGCTGTTGCGCCGGGCGCCCATCGCGGGACGATGCCGGTCTCGCCGACGGTACGAAAACCACTGCTGGATGATCTCCCGGTTGCCCACCGAGTAGTTCCACACCTCAGGGACGACAGGTCCGATTTGTCCGGCGCCGATGTAGAGCCGGTGGTGGTCGGGATCGAACGTGATTTCGTCCGGCATTCCTTCTGCGTCAGCAGGAATCGGGTACTCGGCAAGCACTTTCGGCGCCCGGTCGGCCGGAAGGCGCGGGGAACCCGGAGGACGACCCGCTTCTGCGCTCACGAACCGAGTTCCGTACGAGTGAAGCCAGATCACCCGCCTCCCGAGCTCGACAGCCTCGTTGAACAGATCAGCGTCAGCCACAACTGGCACGCGTATGCCAGGAGATTCGAGGTCGTCAGAGAACTTGGTCGCGTATGCGGGGTGGGAGACGATGCCTGCGACGTAGGCCATAACGTCGGGCCCCTGCACCGACTGACTCAGTCGATCGGACAGCGCAGTGAGCAGATTAGGTGTCGTGTTCGCAATGGTCCCCGCGGCGTCCCGCCACATTGGCCAAACGCGGCCACCAAAACTCCCTTGGTAGTGGTCAAGGTCGGGAATGTGGGCGCTGAAGCTCGCCGCCACATTGCCGGGGCTGTTCCTGGTGAAAGCGGTCAGGTACACCTGCGAGTCGCCGTAGACTCGCCATAGTGTGGGGTTAGGTCGGTTGATGAGACGCTTGTCAGGAATGATCCACTGACGGTCCAACGAGCGGTATCCGTAGCGGACCGGCTGCGGCACGGGACCGGTCTCCGATCCGATGCTGTTCGCCGGAGCGGGGTAGCCTGGCAAGCCGTCTGATAGCTCGGTGTTGACGGTCCGGTCGGCATGCTCTTGGAGGAGTTCAGGTTTGCGGCCCTGGGGAGCCCCAGTGAAGGCATTCCATCGATCGGTAAGGGTCTGCCGATCGGGGGCCACGGGCCAGGTGCGCCCCAGCATGGTTCCGGATCCATCGTACAGGAACAGGTCCTCCAGGCTTGGGTACGAACTCCATTCCGCAGCGGCGGCCGGCCAGAACGGATCGTAGGGCGACGTGCCCGCGAGCTCCCATCCGGAATCCGCATCGGCGGCGTCCAAGCTGATTGACTTCAGTTCGACGAACTTCTCTTTCCGCGGGCCACTCTGCAGCGACCGGTAGTACACCGTGGCTGGCCCGTCCCCCGTACTGCCGTCACGGACGGCGAGGGTGATACAGATGGGCTGCTGCACACCTTGGAAGATCCGAGTGGAGTGAGGTGGCTGGTGTCCTTCGGGCGAGCAGTCGATGATGTAGACCGCGTCCGCGCGTTCGCGGAGGTAGGCACGCATCTGCGAGAACCCCGGGCCACCGAGGAAGCCCGCGACGGTAATGAAGCAGACAATCCCGCGGCCGTCGTCGATCCCGCCGTCTTCGAGCGGCTGATCGAAAACCTTGTCGGTGGCCCATCGCCAGAAGTACACGTACGGGTTGTAGAGATGCTTCACGTGCGCGCCGACGCCGACCTGCGGGTCCGGTATGAACCGCCTGAGCGGTGCCGGCCGGCTCACGCCGCCCTGCTCGACGAATCCCCCCTGTCCCTTGCTCCGCTCCTTGTACGGAGGATTGCCCAGGACCACCATGACGGGTTCCTTCGCCTTGACTTCGTTGGCGTCCCGTCGTGACTGAGCGATGGGCTCGTACCAGTTGCCCAGCTTGGTGACCTCGACCAGCGGGTCATCGAGAGTGTTGGTGACGTAGGTGCGGAGGCCGCTAAGCGCAGAGTCTGGGGCGTGGAGCTCGTTGAGCTCGGCCAGCAGTCGTAGCTGCGCCACCGCGTAGGGCCCCATCTGCAGTTCGAATCCGATGATGCGGCTGACGGTGTCGGCGAGTGCTCCGGGGACCGCGCCGGGACCTTGCTCGTCGGAGACGTGCTCAGCGATCCGTCTGAGAACCTCCAGGAGGTAGGTGCCGGTGCCCAACGCTGGATCCAGCACCTTCACACCGGGGTCGGCGAGCCCGCCCGAGATGTTCAGACGGGAGACGAGCGCTTCATCGACCAGTCGCGTCATTTCCGAGACGACCTCGACCGGCGTGTAGTAGGAACCGGTCTTCTTTCGCAGCTCGGGGTCGTACTCAGCAAGGAACTCCTCGTAGAAGTACAGCCAGGCTTCGGGGTTCCCCTTGGACAACTTGGGCCAATCAACAACCGACAGGGTTCGCGTGAGCGTCGCCACCGACGTCTGCAAGGCGTCGTGGGCCAACTGGCCTTCGGTGAGGATGCGAAGCGCGGTGCCGACCAGCGTGTACTTCTCGGCCGCGAGCTTTGTCGCCGCCGCTGCTACACCGTCCGTCAGGTCGATGTTGCGGACCCGGGCCATCAGTAGACCGAAGGTGACGGCTTGTGCATAGGAGTCCGCAAACTCTTCGTCGGACGCGTCCGGAAACAGAAGCTGCCGCCAGTCGTAGGCCAACCCGAGCAGATCTGAATTCTTAGCGGTGAGCTGTTCGGTGACCTCGTCACGGAGGAGCCGACACAGACGGGCGGCCGTGTGAGCGAGCTGGCTCGGCCTTGCCGGGGGCTGTGGCGACCAGGTAAGAAAGTCAGCTACGAGACCCGGCAACCCGGTGGGCGCCTCGAGCTTGGAACCCGAGATGTTCACGTCACCGTCCAACTTTTGCACCGTGCCCTGTAGCTCTCCGAACCTCCAGACGGAGAACTCGTTGCCGTCGGTGTACATCAAGTTGGGCAGCGCAGAGAGCTTGGCCCATTGATTCTTGTCGTGTTTGTCCGTGAACCTACGTGGGTCGGCACCCTTTCCGGGGGCCTTGAGCTCAACGAACCCGACCAAGACGCCCGACAGAGTGACCGCGAAGTCAGGTCGCACCTGCAACTCGGAGAGCGCCGATTCGCCCACCAGCACGAGTGCATCCGTGTCCTGACCGCCCAGACCCGTCAGAGCCCGAAGATAGTTCTCGATCGGACCGCGCAGCTGATCCTCGGCTTGACCGGACACCGCAGGAGAGAGCAGCTTAGCCTTCGCCGCTTTCCCGTACTCCGCCGTCGCCGTCTGCAGATTGGTAGGAGGCGCCACGAAGCGAGCATAACTGAGGGTGCCGACAGGCCCGCCGTCAAGAGTCTCGTGTGTCTGTCTCTCCCATGGGAACTGATCCCGGTCGCTCGCGCGCGAGGGGCGTCATGACTGGACAGAGCTTCTGAGGATGCGTTACCTCCGGAACTCTCAAAGCGATTAGAAGGTAACGCACTTCCGCGAGCCCCTCGGTGTCTGTTGATCAATTGATCAATCCACCCGCTGTATCACGAGTTGTTTGAGTCGGTCCACCTCGTCCTCGGAGATGATCATCTGGCCGCCCGGTGTGTGCACGACGCGGGCAACGTTGATGCTGATCCAGCGGTAGAGAGTGGGCTTGCTGACTCCGATCTCCTGTGCTGCTCGGGGAATCGGCAGGTATCCGGTCCGTTCACTCATTGGTATCTCCTTCGTTTGGCGGGCCGCGGGTGTCATTGATCGTGAATCGAGAGCTTCGGACGGCGGTCCGGATCGCGTGGCCGTTGATCGAAGGGGAGCCTTGCGCCCGATCGGACTGCCGGAGAATGCCGAGCTGCAGGACGCCTCATTGACTGAGATCACTCGTTTTCCATTTTTCGCGCGATGGGTAGGTATACCAGGGGGACGACCAGCATTTGGGGTATGAAGTGAGCCATGGGGCTTCCTAGGAGCCCGAGGATTCTGGCTCCTGACCTCGCTCTGGCAGGTACCGGTGTCGTCGTGGCCGAGCTGATCATCCTCGGCGGCGGCACGGGTGAGCCAGCGGTGGATCGTGGACACGCACTTGCCGGTCCGGTCAGCGATCTGCTGAAGTGTCATGCCTTGAGCGCGGCACATGACGGCATCTGCGATCAGGGTGTTCCGGGCGACCTGCTTCGATGTCGGGCTGGAGATGGATGCTTCCCGGAGCCTGGCGCGGACCGATGATTCAGATCGGCACACTCGTGCTGATATCTCGGCTCGCGTCGCACCGTCCTCCGCCATGGCTCGGATCCTCGCAGCGGTCAGTTCGGCTTCCGCCGACTGGGTCTGCCGGCCTCGTGTGAGCCCTCGCAGGCGGACCTCCGCTGCACTGGGCTGGGCGGATCGGGTGAGGCCACCCCGTCTCCGCTCCTCGTCCGTGTATGACGCACCGATGCTGCCCGCAGCGAACCGTCGGTGTCGCTCTATCCATTGTTCTGAGCTGCACCGTCTCGTGACCGAACGTGCGATGCCGTACACCTCCACCAGGCTGAGGGGTCCCCGGGAGTCGACGGCCTTGAGGGCCGCGTTGTCCTTGAGGAGGGACTGGGCCACAGCGGTCTCCTGAACCGTCCGGCCTGCTGCAGCCTGATCCATGAACCTCCGGATCGCGGCCCGGAACAGTGAGCTGTTGCGCTTGACCTGCCCCGGTGTGGGGTGAGTGAGCCACTCGATGCCTT comes from Naumannella halotolerans and encodes:
- a CDS encoding helix-turn-helix domain-containing protein; the protein is MAEWTRDVPPDPDEILWPDPLHPDPDLRISDDELLAVLQHYSPGSAPMMVGTATVSKSGEREIRVRRQPGAIEAISQFPWLRLNGPKFAAFITVECDEPMMAGLLEEFPIPPNLLSVRVCGDIGRYHATWLLRQPVRKDEPRQSGFFRRVVDTMRTVLHCDPGYTDCLMRNPFHRGPDYYTRYLHTAKVTLTQLAEACEEAGVPVPGPGRHGTKASGSPAPVPATDRQPPRHEHPVAVIEGIEWLTHPTPGQVKRNSSLFRAAIRRFMDQAAAGRTVQETAVAQSLLKDNAALKAVDSRGPLSLVEVYGIARSVTRRCSSEQWIERHRRFAAGSIGASYTDEERRRGGLTRSAQPSAAEVRLRGLTRGRQTQSAEAELTAARIRAMAEDGATRAEISARVCRSESSVRARLREASISSPTSKQVARNTLIADAVMCRAQGMTLQQIADRTGKCVSTIHRWLTRAAAEDDQLGHDDTGTCQSEVRSQNPRAPRKPHGSLHTPNAGRPPGIPTHRAKNGKRVISVNEASCSSAFSGSPIGRKAPLRSTATRSGPPSEALDSRSMTPAARQTKEIPMSERTGYLPIPRAAQEIGVSKPTLYRWISINVARVVHTPGGQMIISEDEVDRLKQLVIQRVD
- a CDS encoding recombinase family protein encodes the protein MPEHIEGKGQRVAYVRVSSADQNPARQVEAIGESADRIFTDHVSGSTTDRPALEELLAYVRDGDQVIVSSMDRLARSTADLHSLVDGLTDRGVGVQFLKEGLAFHPGQSDPTARLLLGVMGSIAEFERAIIRERQREGIALAKERGVYRGRRSIDDTKLEAAQALVGDGLTVTKACRQVGVSRSTYYARIAG
- a CDS encoding type ISP restriction/modification enzyme, which gives rise to MAPPTNLQTATAEYGKAAKAKLLSPAVSGQAEDQLRGPIENYLRALTGLGGQDTDALVLVGESALSELQVRPDFAVTLSGVLVGFVELKAPGKGADPRRFTDKHDKNQWAKLSALPNLMYTDGNEFSVWRFGELQGTVQKLDGDVNISGSKLEAPTGLPGLVADFLTWSPQPPARPSQLAHTAARLCRLLRDEVTEQLTAKNSDLLGLAYDWRQLLFPDASDEEFADSYAQAVTFGLLMARVRNIDLTDGVAAAATKLAAEKYTLVGTALRILTEGQLAHDALQTSVATLTRTLSVVDWPKLSKGNPEAWLYFYEEFLAEYDPELRKKTGSYYTPVEVVSEMTRLVDEALVSRLNISGGLADPGVKVLDPALGTGTYLLEVLRRIAEHVSDEQGPGAVPGALADTVSRIIGFELQMGPYAVAQLRLLAELNELHAPDSALSGLRTYVTNTLDDPLVEVTKLGNWYEPIAQSRRDANEVKAKEPVMVVLGNPPYKERSKGQGGFVEQGGVSRPAPLRRFIPDPQVGVGAHVKHLYNPYVYFWRWATDKVFDQPLEDGGIDDGRGIVCFITVAGFLGGPGFSQMRAYLRERADAVYIIDCSPEGHQPPHSTRIFQGVQQPICITLAVRDGSTGDGPATVYYRSLQSGPRKEKFVELKSISLDAADADSGWELAGTSPYDPFWPAAAAEWSSYPSLEDLFLYDGSGTMLGRTWPVAPDRQTLTDRWNAFTGAPQGRKPELLQEHADRTVNTELSDGLPGYPAPANSIGSETGPVPQPVRYGYRSLDRQWIIPDKRLINRPNPTLWRVYGDSQVYLTAFTRNSPGNVAASFSAHIPDLDHYQGSFGGRVWPMWRDAAGTIANTTPNLLTALSDRLSQSVQGPDVMAYVAGIVSHPAYATKFSDDLESPGIRVPVVADADLFNEAVELGRRVIWLHSYGTRFVSAEAGRPPGSPRLPADRAPKVLAEYPIPADAEGMPDEITFDPDHHRLYIGAGQIGPVVPEVWNYSVGNREIIQQWFSYRRRDRHRPAMGARRNSPLSDLQVDHWLPEYTTDLIDLLHVLTLLTEVHTEQAELLDAIIARSNFVTVTDLTVAGVLPVSADIRKKAGKPTTGAEVPSDPDTLFG